A window of Helicobacter ganmani contains these coding sequences:
- the glmS gene encoding glutamine--fructose-6-phosphate transaminase (isomerizing): MCGIIGYIGNDEKKSILLNGLKELEYRGYDSSGISVLSEGELSTFKSVGKLINLERKCEGFHSSGFGLGIGHTRWATHGKPTEVNAHPHFGKFSNVVHNGIIENYHSIKESLQQQGRSFISQTDTEVIVHLFESHLENLKNPFEAFKHTISELKGAYAILLITQKSPDTIYYAKNGSPLIIGRGKDSKDAEAIYFASSDAPLIGLASEVCYLEDGTLGAIKAGGFHTLPNPKLLSGDKLSAQKDGFTFFMEKEIYEQHKVLLETMMGRVSEDNFSLEELSELDLSSVDSITLCACGTSYHAAIAGSYLIERIARLKVKVEIASEFRYRNPILQANELFVVISQSGETADTLEALKLAKRNGLKTLGICNVDNSSIVRESDFSLLTRAGIEKGVASTKAFATQVMVLWILANFIAQKCGILSKAAMKQEIKTMLEAVRATEVDKKAHEHIKRLSRRYLHGHGFFFIGRDIFYPLALEGALKLKEISYLHAEGYPSGEMKHGPIALADLGLFCVALMPQNLLYDKIKSNVEELSARDAMICALSAEYYEGCDDWIAIPKYSHYMVEFFAMMVVLQIFALEVAVRLGNDVDMPRNLAKSVTVE; this comes from the coding sequence ATGTGTGGAATCATCGGTTATATTGGCAATGACGAAAAAAAATCCATTTTATTAAACGGCTTAAAAGAATTAGAATATCGTGGCTATGATTCCTCTGGAATCTCTGTGTTAAGTGAGGGTGAGTTAAGCACATTTAAGTCGGTAGGCAAGTTGATAAATTTAGAACGCAAATGTGAGGGATTCCATTCTAGCGGATTTGGTTTGGGAATCGGGCATACGCGTTGGGCAACACACGGCAAGCCAACAGAAGTGAATGCGCACCCGCATTTTGGTAAGTTTAGTAATGTCGTGCATAATGGAATCATTGAAAATTATCATAGTATTAAGGAATCTCTACAACAGCAAGGCAGAAGCTTCATCTCGCAGACGGACACCGAAGTGATTGTGCATCTATTTGAATCGCATTTGGAGAATCTCAAAAATCCATTTGAAGCTTTTAAGCACACAATTTCCGAGCTAAAAGGTGCTTATGCGATTCTATTAATTACACAAAAATCACCCGATACGATTTATTATGCCAAAAATGGCTCTCCTTTGATTATTGGCAGAGGAAAGGATAGCAAAGATGCAGAGGCGATTTATTTTGCCTCCTCTGACGCGCCTCTCATTGGGCTTGCAAGTGAAGTGTGTTACTTAGAAGATGGCACGCTAGGGGCGATAAAAGCGGGAGGATTCCACACTTTGCCAAATCCAAAGCTTTTGAGTGGAGATAAGCTTTCTGCGCAAAAAGACGGCTTTACTTTCTTTATGGAAAAAGAGATTTACGAACAACATAAGGTTTTGTTGGAAACAATGATGGGGCGTGTGAGTGAGGATAATTTTAGCTTAGAGGAACTAAGTGAATTGGATTTAAGCAGTGTGGATTCTATCACGCTTTGTGCTTGTGGCACGAGCTATCACGCGGCTATTGCGGGAAGTTATTTGATTGAACGCATTGCGAGACTTAAGGTGAAAGTAGAAATTGCGAGTGAGTTTCGCTATCGGAATCCTATTTTGCAAGCGAATGAGCTGTTTGTCGTGATTTCTCAAAGTGGAGAGACTGCGGACACTTTGGAAGCTTTAAAATTGGCAAAAAGAAATGGACTAAAAACGCTTGGAATTTGCAATGTGGATAATAGCTCTATTGTGCGCGAAAGTGATTTTAGCCTACTGACACGTGCAGGGATTGAAAAAGGTGTGGCAAGCACAAAGGCTTTTGCAACACAGGTAATGGTGCTGTGGATTTTAGCAAATTTTATAGCACAAAAATGTGGAATCCTAAGCAAGGCAGCAATGAAACAAGAAATCAAGACAATGCTAGAGGCAGTGCGCGCAACAGAAGTGGATAAAAAAGCGCACGAACACATCAAACGACTTTCGCGTAGATATTTACACGGACACGGATTCTTTTTCATTGGGCGGGATATTTTCTATCCCCTTGCATTAGAGGGCGCATTGAAACTAAAAGAGATTAGTTATCTGCACGCAGAGGGCTATCCAAGCGGTGAAATGAAACACGGACCGATTGCTTTAGCGGATTTGGGACTATTTTGTGTCGCGCTAATGCCACAGAATCTTTTGTATGACAAAATCAAAAGCAATGTGGAAGAGTTAAGTGCGCGTGATGCGATGATTTGCGCTCTAAGTGCGGAATATTATGAGGGTTGTGATGATTGGATTGCGATTCCGAAATATTCGCATTATATGGTGGAGTTTTTTGCGATGATGGTGGTTTTGCAGATTTTTGCGCTAGAAGTTGCAGTGAGATTGGGAAATGATGTGGATATGCCAAGAAATTTGGCAAAAAGTGTAACGGTGGAGTAA
- the galE gene encoding UDP-glucose 4-epimerase GalE, translated as MQIYFFTGAAGYIGSHTAYYFLKNSDCKIVIFDNLSSGFRENVEFLMQTFPQRVEFVQGDLGDSMALENVLKSCCFDAIIHFAASLIVQESVQNPLKYFQNNVTNTTNLLQITQKFAINKFLFSSTAAVYGEPKEHSPIQESAIPNPINPYGESKLMIEKILYALQVANPNFKSVILRYFNVAGALMDKQGALGQRTKNATHLIKVACECATNKRAKMQIFGSDYETRDGTCIRDYIHIDDLASAHFFALQSLLESQTSEIYNVGYGKGFSVKEVIDCVKKVSGKDFVVESAKRREGDPSVLVSDNHKILSKTKWQPQFNQLEMICRSAYLWEEKLQT; from the coding sequence ATGCAAATTTATTTTTTTACCGGCGCAGCAGGTTATATTGGCTCACATACAGCATATTATTTTTTGAAAAATAGTGATTGCAAAATCGTGATTTTTGATAATTTAAGTAGTGGTTTTAGAGAAAATGTAGAATTTCTAATGCAAACCTTTCCTCAAAGAGTGGAATTTGTACAAGGGGATTTGGGCGATTCTATGGCTTTAGAAAATGTCCTCAAATCTTGCTGCTTTGACGCAATCATTCATTTTGCTGCAAGCCTCATTGTGCAAGAATCTGTGCAAAATCCGCTAAAATATTTTCAAAACAATGTTACTAATACAACCAATCTTTTGCAAATTACACAAAAATTTGCTATCAACAAATTTCTCTTTAGCTCTACCGCCGCAGTCTATGGTGAGCCAAAAGAACACTCTCCAATTCAAGAAAGTGCGATTCCAAATCCCATCAATCCTTATGGAGAATCCAAACTAATGATTGAGAAAATTTTGTATGCTTTACAAGTTGCAAATCCAAATTTCAAAAGCGTGATTCTGCGCTATTTCAATGTCGCAGGTGCATTAATGGACAAACAAGGAGCTTTGGGACAAAGAACAAAAAATGCAACACATCTTATTAAAGTCGCTTGTGAATGTGCAACAAATAAACGCGCAAAAATGCAGATTTTTGGGAGTGATTATGAGACGAGGGACGGCACTTGCATTCGGGATTATATTCATATTGATGACTTGGCAAGCGCACATTTCTTTGCCTTGCAATCTCTGCTAGAATCGCAAACCTCTGAAATTTATAATGTAGGCTATGGAAAAGGCTTTAGCGTAAAAGAAGTGATTGATTGTGTCAAAAAAGTAAGCGGTAAAGATTTTGTTGTAGAATCCGCAAAGAGACGCGAGGGAGACCCTAGTGTGCTCGTAAGCGATAATCACAAGATTTTATCCAAAACCAAATGGCAACCCCAATTCAATCAACTAGAAATGATTTGCAGGAGTGCGTATCTTTGGGAGGAAAAGTTACAAACTTGA
- a CDS encoding methyltransferase domain-containing protein translates to MLKKDCGGGGFYLDKISSKLDTIEFQNQNLIREIALLKGEIAKNHKKFTTLEKDIVLLKNILLDQSNNKLTQVFNTIYETNAWGYGSGSGSNENLCKGYVQFLQQFFQRNNIKSIVDIGCGDWQFSKNINFDGILYKGYDVASFVVDRNLSKYKKSNIDFIHYNGDFSVLPKADLAICKDVLQHLPNHNIRQFIDNLSKYKYVLIANDIGLAGENNDILLDVYAYRSLDLRSEPFNLPLEVVFEFIRQPREPNIAVMLWKNPNLVV, encoded by the coding sequence TTGCTAAAAAAAGACTGCGGGGGGGGGGGCTTTTATTTAGATAAAATCTCTTCTAAACTAGATACAATAGAATTTCAAAATCAAAATTTAATACGTGAGATTGCCTTACTCAAAGGCGAGATTGCGAAAAATCATAAAAAATTTACCACACTTGAAAAAGACATTGTCCTTTTGAAAAATATCCTGCTAGACCAAAGCAACAATAAACTCACACAAGTTTTTAATACAATCTATGAAACAAACGCTTGGGGCTATGGTAGTGGCAGTGGTTCTAATGAAAACCTTTGTAAAGGTTATGTGCAGTTTTTGCAACAATTTTTTCAAAGAAATAATATCAAAAGTATTGTAGATATTGGTTGTGGGGATTGGCAATTTTCTAAAAATATCAACTTTGATGGTATTCTTTATAAGGGCTATGATGTTGCAAGTTTTGTTGTGGATAGGAATCTCTCAAAATATAAGAAATCTAATATTGACTTTATCCATTACAATGGAGATTTTTCCGTATTACCTAAAGCGGATTTGGCAATCTGCAAAGATGTTTTACAGCATTTACCAAATCATAACATTAGACAATTTATTGATAATCTCTCCAAATACAAATATGTTCTTATTGCAAACGACATTGGGCTTGCGGGTGAAAATAATGATATTTTGCTAGATGTTTATGCGTATAGAAGTTTAGATTTGAGGAGTGAGCCTTTTAATCTCCCTTTGGAAGTCGTCTTTGAATTTATCCGACAACCAAGAGAGCCAAACATTGCAGTGATGTTGTGGAAAAATCCAAATCTTGTTGTATGA
- the fusA gene encoding elongation factor G, producing MARKTPLNKIRNIGIAAHIDAGKTTTSERILFYTGVSHKIGEVHDGAATMDWMEQERERGITITSAATTCFWKDYQINLIDTPGHVDFTIEVERSMRVLDGAVAVFCSVGGVQPQSETVWRQANKYGVPRIVFVNKMDRIGANFYNVESQIATRLKAKPVPLVIPIGAEDNFKGVVDLITMKAIVWNDESMGAKYDIEEIPAELVAKAEEYREKLLESVAEQDEATMEKYLGGETLSVEEIKAGIKKGCLAMEIVPMLCGSSFKNKGVQTLLDAVVEYLPAPTEVADIRGVDPKDEEKELFVKSTDDGEFAGLAFKIMTDPFVGQLTFVRVYRGSLESGSYVLNSTKGKKERVGRLLKMHSNKREDIKEVYAGEICAFVGLKETLTGDTLCSEKEPVVLERMEFPDPVISIAVEPKTKADQEKMALALAKLAEEDPSFKVHTDEESGQTIISGMGELHLEIIVDRLKREFKVEAEVGQPQVAFRETIRQSVEQECKYAKQSGGRGQYGHVFIKLEPQEPGKGYEFVNNISGGVIPKEYIPAVDKGIQESMQNGVLAGYPVVDFKVTLFDGSYHDVDSSEMAFKIAGSMAFKDACRKAGAVLLEPMMKVEVEVPEEYMGDVIGDLNRRRGQINSMDDRMGLKIVNAFVPLAEMFGYSTDLRSATQGRGTYTMEFDHYGEVPNNISKEIMEKRNG from the coding sequence ATGGCAAGAAAAACCCCGTTAAATAAAATTAGAAATATTGGAATTGCAGCGCACATTGATGCGGGTAAAACAACGACTTCAGAAAGAATCTTATTCTATACAGGTGTAAGCCACAAAATTGGTGAAGTGCATGATGGTGCAGCGACAATGGACTGGATGGAACAAGAAAGAGAACGTGGAATTACGATTACTTCCGCCGCAACCACTTGTTTTTGGAAAGATTATCAAATCAACTTAATTGACACTCCCGGACACGTGGATTTTACGATTGAAGTTGAACGCTCTATGCGCGTTCTTGATGGTGCAGTTGCAGTTTTTTGTTCTGTGGGTGGCGTGCAACCTCAAAGTGAAACCGTTTGGCGTCAAGCAAATAAATATGGTGTTCCTAGAATTGTTTTTGTTAATAAAATGGATAGAATTGGTGCAAATTTCTACAATGTAGAATCTCAAATTGCAACAAGATTAAAGGCAAAGCCTGTGCCACTTGTGATTCCAATTGGAGCAGAGGATAATTTCAAAGGAGTTGTAGATTTAATCACAATGAAAGCTATTGTTTGGAATGATGAATCTATGGGTGCTAAATATGATATTGAAGAGATTCCAGCAGAATTAGTAGCAAAAGCAGAGGAATACCGCGAAAAATTACTAGAATCTGTCGCAGAACAAGACGAAGCAACAATGGAAAAATATCTAGGTGGGGAAACCTTGAGTGTGGAGGAAATCAAAGCAGGAATTAAAAAAGGTTGTCTTGCAATGGAAATCGTTCCAATGCTCTGTGGCTCAAGCTTCAAAAATAAAGGCGTTCAAACCCTTCTTGACGCTGTCGTAGAATATTTACCTGCCCCAACAGAAGTTGCAGACATTCGTGGCGTAGACCCAAAAGATGAAGAAAAAGAATTGTTTGTTAAATCCACAGATGATGGAGAGTTTGCAGGTTTGGCATTCAAAATTATGACAGACCCTTTTGTAGGACAATTAACATTTGTGCGCGTTTATCGCGGTAGTTTAGAATCTGGAAGCTATGTTCTAAACTCTACTAAAGGCAAAAAAGAACGTGTAGGAAGATTGCTCAAAATGCACTCCAACAAACGTGAGGACATCAAAGAAGTCTATGCAGGCGAAATTTGTGCTTTTGTGGGATTGAAAGAAACCTTGACAGGAGATACACTCTGTTCAGAAAAAGAACCGGTTGTATTGGAGAGAATGGAATTCCCAGACCCTGTTATTTCTATTGCAGTAGAACCAAAAACAAAAGCAGACCAAGAAAAAATGGCTTTGGCTCTTGCAAAACTTGCTGAAGAAGACCCAAGCTTTAAAGTACATACAGATGAGGAATCTGGACAAACAATTATTTCGGGAATGGGTGAATTGCACTTAGAAATTATTGTGGATAGGCTCAAAAGAGAATTTAAAGTAGAAGCAGAAGTGGGACAACCGCAAGTTGCATTCCGCGAAACAATTCGCCAAAGCGTGGAACAAGAGTGCAAATACGCAAAACAATCCGGTGGGCGCGGACAATATGGACATGTCTTTATCAAGCTTGAACCTCAAGAGCCGGGCAAAGGTTATGAGTTTGTCAATAACATTAGTGGGGGTGTGATTCCAAAAGAATATATCCCAGCGGTAGATAAAGGGATTCAGGAATCTATGCAAAATGGTGTTTTGGCAGGTTATCCTGTGGTAGATTTCAAAGTTACGCTCTTTGATGGTAGTTACCACGATGTGGATTCTTCTGAAATGGCATTTAAAATCGCAGGTTCTATGGCTTTTAAAGACGCTTGCCGCAAAGCGGGTGCAGTTTTGTTGGAGCCGATGATGAAAGTAGAAGTGGAAGTACCTGAAGAATATATGGGTGATGTGATTGGGGACTTGAATCGCAGACGAGGGCAAATTAATTCTATGGACGATAGAATGGGTTTAAAAATCGTGAATGCGTTCGTTCCTCTAGCAGAAATGTTTGGTTATTCTACGGATTTGCGTTCAGCAACTCAAGGACGCGGGACTTATACAATGGAGTTTGACCATTATGGTGAAGTGCCAAACAACATTTCCAAAGAAATTATGGAGAAAAGAAACGGCTAA
- the rpsG gene encoding 30S ribosomal protein S7, with amino-acid sequence MRRRKAPQREVLGDPIYNNIIVTKFINKMMYDGKKSVAEKIIYATFAKIEEKTKEKGIETFEKALEKVKPLVEVRSRRVGGATYQVPVEVRPARQQSLSIRWLLDSARKRNERTMIDRLANELIDAANERGAAFKKKEDVHKMAEANKAFAHYRW; translated from the coding sequence ATGAGAAGAAGAAAGGCACCACAACGAGAAGTATTGGGAGATCCAATCTATAATAATATTATTGTAACAAAATTCATCAATAAAATGATGTATGATGGCAAGAAAAGTGTTGCAGAAAAAATCATTTATGCAACCTTTGCAAAGATTGAAGAAAAAACAAAAGAAAAAGGGATTGAAACCTTTGAAAAAGCATTAGAAAAAGTTAAGCCACTTGTAGAAGTGCGAAGCCGACGCGTAGGAGGCGCGACTTATCAAGTACCTGTGGAAGTTCGTCCTGCAAGGCAACAATCCTTGTCTATTCGCTGGTTATTGGATTCTGCTAGAAAAAGAAATGAACGCACGATGATTGATAGATTGGCAAATGAACTTATTGATGCTGCAAATGAGCGCGGTGCAGCATTTAAGAAAAAAGAAGATGTGCATAAAATGGCTGAAGCGAACAAAGCTTTTGCGCATTATCGCTGGTAA
- the rpsL gene encoding 30S ribosomal protein S12, whose product MPTINQLIRKERKKVIKKSKSPALVVCPQRRGVCTRVYTTTPKKPNSALRKVAKVRLTSGFEVISYIPGEGHNLQEHSIVLIRGGRVKDLPGVKYHIIRGALDTAGVAKRTVSRSKYGAKKAKGDAGGKK is encoded by the coding sequence GTGCCAACTATTAATCAGTTGATTAGAAAAGAACGAAAAAAAGTTATCAAGAAATCAAAGTCTCCAGCTTTGGTAGTTTGCCCTCAAAGAAGAGGAGTTTGTACTCGTGTTTATACAACAACACCTAAAAAACCTAACTCTGCGTTAAGAAAAGTTGCAAAAGTTAGATTGACAAGTGGCTTTGAAGTGATTAGCTACATTCCCGGTGAGGGGCATAATTTGCAAGAACACTCCATTGTATTGATTCGTGGGGGTAGGGTAAAAGACTTACCGGGCGTAAAATATCATATTATCCGTGGCGCATTGGATACTGCAGGAGTAGCAAAACGCACAGTTTCGCGTAGTAAGTATGGGGCAAAAAAAGCAAAGGGTGATGCAGGAGGTAAAAAATAA